Proteins from a genomic interval of Triplophysa dalaica isolate WHDGS20190420 chromosome 13, ASM1584641v1, whole genome shotgun sequence:
- the si:dkeyp-114g9.1 gene encoding uncharacterized protein si:dkeyp-114g9.1: protein MADLNTTWERELVEQFSGLTAATDVSFESSDHNTGLLHLSDEVLVLILRYLEPMSLLRLGSTCSILFRVCSCNSLWTLHFQDSFGVRLSHTDARCPVTSKTAFRLVFMWRSLFRNIHCNRALQEKLFVEIPLAPHRYWIQWLVLEESVPLPSVTLPCEDVENLWGITRDLFQDKIQEKTEDCETLKFEWRELYHLTLKHHSSLTLVFQHVLNQHQNNDHSELESMYHQYIQCRFQWLFTYWLFRQPAPYNKQLRSIFLQWKKHSKSKVATWGETLCDVRYLASLHPITSDYWRGRLARGDESLGIQTVENYFSMCKSLVAWILGRDWGRLKRRKIYEDTLEGVYLLLRREMQEKVIEHERFWQVAKVQMTRVCTLEETAVNYVNWKMIETLPYYKLYLISGNSVYLNHVQGFLRRKRLIRDWIYLEENTWARQLLPEHLYTLLEFDTKISQESLHGDSPTAQLSRLMWLYLNSGQEIYLQAVKGMVLECAHASLSHLGTLAAFELLVA from the exons ATGGCAGACCTCAACACGACCTGGGAGCGGGAGTTGGTGGAACAATTCTCCGGCCTGACTGCTGCCACCGACGTTTCTTTTGAAAGCAGCGACCACAACACGGGTTTATTACATTTAAGCGACGAGGTTCTGGTTCTTATATTGAGATATTTGGAGCCGATGTCGCTGCTCAGGCTCGGCAGCACCTGCAGCATATTGTTCCGAGTTTGTTCCTGCAACTCCCTGTGGACCCTACACTTCCAG GATTCGTTTGGGGTCCGCCTGTCACATACCGACGCCAGGTGTCCCGTGACCTCCAAAACCGCCTTCCGCTTGGTTTTTATGTGGAGGTCTCTCTTCAGAAACATCCACTGTAACCGCGCGCTTCAGGAGAAACTCTTTGTGGAGATCCCGCTCGCGCCTCATCGCTACTGGATCCAGTGGCTCGTGCTGGAGGAGAGCGTTCCCCTGCCCTCCGTGACGCTTCCCTGCGAGGATGTGGAGAATCTGTGGGGCATCACCAGAGATCTCTTCCAGGACAAGATTCAAG AGAAAACTGAAGATTGCGAGACCCTGAAGTTTGAATGGAGGGAACTCTATCATCTTACGTTGAAGCACCACAGCAGCTTGACGCTGGTCTTCCAACATGTTCTCAACCAACACCAGAACAATG ACCACTCAGAGCTGGAGTCCATGTACCATCAGTACATCCAGTGCAGGTTCCAGTGGCTCTTCACTTACTGGCTATTTCGTCAGCCGGCGCCGTACAACAAGCAGCTGCGATCCATCTTCCTGCAGTGGAAGAAACACAGCAAGAGCAAGGTGGCCACCTGGGGAGAGACTCTTTGTGATGTGAGGTATCTGGCCTCCCTCCATCCCATCACTAGCGATTACTGGAGGGGCAGACTGGCCCGAGGAGATGAGAGTTTGG GGATTCAGACCGTTGAAAACTACTTCTCCATGTGCAAGTCTCTAGTGGCCTGGATCTTGGGACGTGACTGGGGCCGACTGAAGCGAAGAAAG ATTTATGAAGACACGCTGGAGGGTGTGTATCTTCTGCTGAGGCGAGAGATGCAGGAGAAGGTCATCGAACACGAGCGCTTCTGGCAGGTGGCCAAAGTCCAGATGACCCGCGTTTGCACGCTGGAGGAGACGGCGGTGAATTACGTCAACTGGAAGATGATCGAGACGCTCCCGTACTACAA gCTGTATCTGATCTCGGGTAACTCGGTGTACCTGAATCACGTGCAAGGTTTCTTGCGTAGAAAGAGGCTGATTCGCGACTGGATTTACCTGGAAGAGAACACCTGGGCCCGACAGCTGCTCCCCGAGCATCTCTACACACTGCTGGAGTTTGACACAAAGATCTCTCAAG AGAGTTTGCACGGGGACTCACCGACGGCCCAGCTGAGTCGACTCATGTGGCTGTACCTGAACTCAGGTCAGGAGATCTATCTGCAGGCGGTGAAGGGAATGGTTCTGGAGTGTGCTCATGCCAGCCTAAGCCATCTCGGCACACTCGCAGCTTTTGAACTTCTTGTGGCATAG